The following are from one region of the Paenibacillus sp. JZ16 genome:
- a CDS encoding leucyl aminopeptidase: MKWTLKGSLSSGQVHTDAIIVPVTKKQAADGGVSESWDPLLKQLVENRLFDGTPNRSFVWPESIEGGARLLIWLGRPEGILTSEQLRLLAAQAVKAAGRSGVRSAAIQIPNTMVNFTAEQTPQDAAQALTEGFILGSYRKPHYKRDASEPTNLEEILYYIEGDMDAEFEAGWTKGMSLGAAIGEATCLARDLTNLPGNMLLPEDLAQKALQLAKRYGFEAQVLDEDAIDEKGMGGLLAVGKGSIHPPRMIAIRYQGRETWEDVIGLVGKGVTFDTGGVSLKRASGMEDMISDMGGAATVMGVMEALGRIRPRVNVVMVIPTAENVMSGSAFKPGDIVTTLSGRTIEVLNTDAEGRIVLADGITYAKQLGASRLIDVATLTGSVVSALGDIATGAVTNDETFLQEFIASSRRAGEKIWPLPSYPEFWDKLKSEVADLRNQTGREGGTITGGLFVGTFADGLPWVHFDIAGTAYLSKERGVDPKGATGVLVRTITDWILKQAQVVN; encoded by the coding sequence ATGAAGTGGACATTAAAGGGCAGTTTATCATCCGGGCAAGTACATACCGATGCGATCATTGTTCCCGTAACGAAAAAACAAGCGGCGGATGGCGGCGTTTCCGAGTCCTGGGATCCACTGCTCAAACAGTTGGTCGAGAATCGGTTATTTGATGGCACTCCGAATCGGTCATTCGTATGGCCCGAGAGCATCGAAGGGGGAGCACGCTTGTTAATATGGCTGGGACGTCCCGAAGGAATTCTGACATCCGAGCAGCTGCGGCTGCTTGCAGCACAGGCAGTAAAAGCAGCCGGGAGATCGGGTGTACGCAGTGCCGCCATTCAAATTCCAAATACGATGGTTAACTTTACCGCCGAACAGACGCCACAAGATGCTGCACAGGCTTTAACTGAAGGGTTTATCCTCGGAAGCTATCGGAAACCGCATTATAAGCGTGATGCTTCCGAGCCGACGAATTTAGAAGAAATCCTCTACTATATAGAAGGCGATATGGATGCGGAATTTGAAGCAGGGTGGACGAAGGGAATGTCATTAGGCGCAGCGATTGGAGAAGCAACCTGCCTGGCACGAGACCTGACGAATCTGCCCGGCAATATGCTGCTGCCGGAAGACCTGGCCCAGAAGGCGCTTCAGTTGGCGAAACGGTATGGTTTCGAAGCCCAGGTACTGGACGAGGACGCCATAGACGAGAAGGGTATGGGCGGCCTCCTGGCCGTAGGCAAAGGCAGCATCCATCCACCGCGTATGATCGCGATCCGTTATCAGGGACGGGAGACGTGGGAGGATGTTATCGGCCTTGTTGGCAAAGGGGTTACGTTTGATACCGGTGGCGTGTCGCTGAAGAGGGCATCCGGAATGGAGGATATGATCAGTGATATGGGCGGGGCGGCTACCGTAATGGGCGTTATGGAAGCGTTAGGACGGATTCGCCCCAGAGTCAATGTAGTGATGGTGATTCCGACTGCGGAGAATGTGATGAGCGGTAGTGCCTTTAAACCCGGCGATATCGTCACGACACTGAGCGGCCGCACCATCGAAGTATTGAATACGGATGCCGAGGGCCGTATCGTGCTTGCAGACGGAATAACCTATGCCAAGCAGCTTGGAGCTTCGCGTTTGATTGACGTAGCTACATTGACGGGGTCCGTCGTTTCGGCTCTTGGGGATATCGCCACTGGGGCCGTAACCAATGATGAGACTTTTTTGCAGGAGTTTATTGCCTCCTCCCGGAGGGCCGGCGAAAAAATATGGCCGCTGCCATCCTATCCGGAGTTTTGGGATAAATTGAAGAGTGAGGTGGCGGATTTACGAAATCAAACGGGCCGAGAAGGCGGGACGATAACGGGCGGTCTTTTTGTGGGGACATTTGCTGATGGACTGCCTTGGGTGCATTTTGACATAGCAGGTACGGCATACCTATCCAAGGAGCGGGGCGTGGATCCCAAAGGGGCGACCGGCGTGCTCGTCCGCACCATCACCGATTGGATACTCAAACAGGCCCAGGTCGTCAATTGA
- a CDS encoding 2-isopropylmalate synthase — protein MRKIYIFDTTLRDGEQSPGVNLNTREKVEIALQLEKLKIDRMEAGFPAASPGDLAAVNAVARAVKDVTVIGLSRSRESDIDAVREALQGAQDPCIHVFLATSPIHRKFKLRMEKQQVLETAQASIRYAKKYFSKVEFSLEDAGRTELDFMAEVVGMAVREGANVVNIPDTVGYLNPSEYGAIFKYLKENVPDIEKVQLSAHCHNDLGMATANTLAAILNGADQIEGTINGIGERAGNTAIEEIAMALETRSEFFGAKTGLALTEIARTSRLVSKLTGMVVPGNKAIVGANAFAHESGIHQDGMLKEKTTYEIMTPESIGLKESKLVLGKHSGRHAFREKLLDLGYELSEEQVNDAFAKFKVLADKKKEVSDEDLLALLEEKLIDTPEVFKLETIFVAYGNESTPTARVRIATAEQTIEEEAEGNGSVDAIYNAIDKVTGEEVTLADYSIKSVTHGKDAQGEVHVVLSQNDVAAQGRGLSTDILEASARAYVDAVNVLIEKRKTFSRRERATL, from the coding sequence ATGCGAAAGATTTATATCTTTGATACAACGCTGAGAGATGGAGAGCAGTCTCCTGGCGTGAATTTGAACACTCGGGAAAAGGTGGAAATTGCCCTTCAACTCGAAAAGTTGAAAATCGACCGCATGGAAGCAGGCTTTCCAGCGGCGTCACCCGGTGACCTTGCTGCTGTGAACGCAGTGGCGCGCGCGGTTAAAGACGTCACGGTCATTGGATTGTCACGTTCCAGAGAGAGTGACATCGATGCGGTTCGCGAAGCGCTTCAGGGAGCACAGGATCCATGCATACACGTATTCCTGGCGACTTCCCCGATTCACCGCAAGTTCAAGCTGCGGATGGAGAAGCAGCAGGTGCTGGAAACGGCGCAGGCCTCGATCCGTTATGCCAAGAAATACTTTTCCAAAGTGGAGTTTTCCCTGGAGGATGCCGGCCGGACGGAGCTGGATTTCATGGCCGAGGTTGTAGGCATGGCTGTACGGGAAGGCGCCAATGTCGTTAACATTCCGGATACCGTGGGATATTTGAATCCTTCGGAGTACGGGGCTATATTCAAATACTTGAAGGAAAATGTTCCGGATATCGAGAAGGTGCAGCTGAGCGCGCATTGCCATAACGATCTGGGCATGGCGACGGCGAATACCCTTGCCGCCATTTTAAACGGGGCCGATCAGATCGAAGGAACGATCAACGGAATCGGCGAACGTGCAGGGAATACCGCCATTGAGGAAATTGCGATGGCGCTGGAGACGCGCTCCGAGTTTTTTGGAGCGAAGACGGGGCTGGCACTAACGGAAATCGCCCGCACGAGCCGCCTTGTGAGCAAGCTGACCGGTATGGTCGTGCCGGGCAACAAAGCGATTGTCGGCGCGAACGCGTTCGCTCATGAATCCGGTATTCATCAGGACGGCATGCTGAAAGAGAAGACGACTTACGAAATTATGACGCCTGAGTCTATCGGGCTCAAAGAAAGCAAGCTGGTGTTAGGCAAACACTCTGGCCGTCATGCTTTCCGGGAGAAGCTGCTGGATTTGGGCTATGAGCTGAGCGAAGAACAGGTGAATGACGCATTCGCCAAATTCAAGGTGCTCGCCGACAAGAAGAAGGAAGTATCCGATGAGGATCTGCTGGCTCTGCTGGAAGAGAAACTGATCGATACGCCGGAAGTGTTCAAGCTGGAAACGATATTTGTTGCTTACGGCAACGAATCCACACCGACGGCGCGGGTTCGTATTGCGACTGCGGAGCAGACGATTGAGGAAGAGGCCGAGGGCAACGGTTCCGTCGACGCGATCTATAACGCGATCGACAAGGTGACCGGCGAAGAGGTTACGCTTGCGGATTATTCCATCAAATCGGTAACGCACGGCAAGGATGCTCAAGGTGAAGTGCATGTCGTGCTGTCGCAAAACGACGTGGCTGCGCAAGGCCGCGGCTTGAGCACCGACATTCTGGAAGCAAGTGCAAGAGCTTACGTGGATGCGGTTAACGTCCTGATCGAGAAACGCAAAACGTTTAGCCGGCGTGAGCGCGCTACGCTGTAA
- a CDS encoding aldo/keto reductase: MQYTALGKSGMKVSRLCLGTMNFGPATDEKEAFRIMDAALDAGVNFFDTANVYGWGENSGLTETIIGRWFNQGGGRREKVVLATKFYGSMSDPLDGPNNEAGLSSYKLRRHLEASLKRLQTDHIELYQMHHVDPSVTWDELWGAFEVAVHQGKIGYVGSSNFAGWQIAVAQAAAQSRHFLGLVSEQHKYSLTCRLPELEVLPASQQLGLGVIPWSPLDGGLLGRNALKKIEGSRSGGNAERVEKHRSQLEQFAALCQELGEPQDNVALAWVLKNPAVTGPIIGPRTLEQFESSLRSLEIELDESVMKRLDEIFPGPGGAAPQAYAW; the protein is encoded by the coding sequence ATGCAGTACACTGCTCTAGGTAAATCCGGTATGAAAGTAAGTCGTCTGTGTTTGGGGACGATGAATTTCGGTCCTGCTACGGATGAAAAGGAAGCCTTCCGCATTATGGATGCAGCGCTTGACGCAGGCGTCAATTTCTTCGATACAGCCAATGTCTACGGCTGGGGCGAGAACTCGGGCCTGACCGAAACCATTATCGGACGCTGGTTTAATCAAGGCGGGGGCCGCCGCGAGAAAGTCGTTTTGGCTACCAAATTCTATGGCTCCATGAGCGATCCTCTGGATGGTCCCAACAATGAAGCCGGGCTGTCGAGCTATAAACTTCGCCGTCATCTCGAAGCGTCGCTAAAGCGTCTGCAGACAGACCATATCGAGCTGTACCAAATGCATCACGTCGATCCTTCCGTCACCTGGGACGAGCTGTGGGGCGCATTTGAGGTTGCGGTTCATCAAGGAAAAATCGGGTATGTCGGATCCAGCAACTTTGCGGGCTGGCAGATTGCGGTTGCGCAAGCCGCAGCCCAGAGCCGGCATTTCCTCGGCCTCGTTTCCGAACAGCATAAATACAGCCTGACCTGCCGATTGCCGGAACTCGAAGTGCTTCCCGCTTCGCAGCAGCTTGGGCTCGGCGTCATTCCATGGAGTCCGCTGGACGGTGGACTGCTGGGACGCAATGCGCTTAAGAAAATCGAAGGCTCTCGCAGTGGGGGCAATGCGGAGCGCGTGGAGAAACACCGCTCGCAGCTGGAACAGTTCGCCGCACTCTGCCAGGAGCTTGGCGAACCACAGGATAACGTCGCCCTTGCCTGGGTGCTTAAGAACCCGGCGGTTACGGGACCGATTATCGGACCGCGCACGCTGGAGCAATTCGAAAGCTCCCTGCGCTCGCTTGAGATTGAACTCGATGAATCCGTAATGAAGCGTCTGGATGAAATTTTCCCGGGTCCGGGCGGAGCCGCTCCGCAGGCCTACGCCTGGTAA
- a CDS encoding peroxiredoxin, producing the protein MAERLVGKAAPDFTMETVSGDGKDFGKVSLSDYRGKWLVFFFYPLDFTFVCPTEITALSDAYDQFKALDTEILGVSVDSIHSHKAWINTAKEANGLGALNFPLASDITKNVARDYGVLIEEEGVALRGLYIIDPEGELKYQVVNHNDVGRSVEETLRVLQALQSGGLCAMNWKPGDSNL; encoded by the coding sequence ATGGCAGAACGTTTGGTTGGTAAAGCGGCTCCTGATTTTACAATGGAAACTGTATCAGGAGACGGTAAAGATTTTGGTAAAGTAAGCCTGTCCGACTACCGCGGCAAATGGCTCGTATTCTTCTTCTATCCGCTTGATTTCACTTTTGTATGCCCAACTGAAATCACGGCTCTCAGCGATGCTTATGATCAATTCAAAGCATTGGATACTGAAATTCTGGGTGTAAGTGTTGACTCTATCCACAGCCACAAAGCTTGGATCAACACTGCTAAAGAAGCTAACGGTCTGGGAGCATTGAACTTCCCGCTGGCTTCCGACATCACCAAAAACGTAGCAAGAGACTACGGTGTTCTGATCGAAGAAGAAGGCGTTGCTCTGCGCGGCTTGTACATCATCGATCCAGAAGGCGAATTGAAATATCAAGTTGTAAACCATAACGACGTAGGCCGCAGTGTAGAAGAAACGCTTCGCGTTCTTCAAGCACTTCAATCCGGCGGATTGTGCGCTATGAACTGGAAACCAGGCGACAGCAACCTGTAA
- the pheS gene encoding phenylalanine--tRNA ligase subunit alpha has translation MKEKLEALKQEALAQLQDVTDPQQLNDLRVKYLGKKGALTEILRGMGALSAEERPVIGQVANDVRGAIEEVISGKQEAFLQQETEERLRAEKVDVTLPGRKLSQGAVHPLSKVIQDIEDIFIGMGYQVAEGPEVETDYFNFEALNLPKNHPARDMQDSFYLTEDLLMRTQTSPVQARTMLSMQGKAPVKIICPGRVFRRDDDDATHSFQFHQIEGLVIGENIRMSDLKGTLLQFVQEMFGDNTQIRLRPSFFPFTEPSAEVDVSCVRCGGSGCRVCKQTGWLEILGCGMVHPKVLEMGGYDPEKYSGFAFGMGVERIAMLKYGVDDIRHFFNNDTAFLNQFTRI, from the coding sequence ATGAAGGAAAAATTAGAAGCATTAAAGCAGGAAGCATTGGCGCAATTGCAGGATGTTACCGATCCGCAGCAGCTGAATGATCTGCGGGTGAAATACCTTGGCAAAAAAGGGGCTTTGACGGAAATCCTGCGCGGAATGGGTGCGCTGAGCGCAGAAGAGCGTCCTGTTATCGGCCAGGTGGCCAATGACGTTCGGGGCGCGATTGAGGAAGTCATCTCCGGCAAGCAGGAAGCATTCCTGCAGCAGGAAACCGAAGAGCGCCTGCGTGCAGAGAAGGTGGACGTAACCCTCCCGGGCCGCAAGCTCAGCCAAGGCGCTGTTCATCCATTGAGCAAGGTGATCCAGGATATCGAGGATATCTTTATCGGGATGGGTTATCAGGTAGCAGAAGGACCCGAGGTGGAAACGGACTACTTCAACTTCGAAGCGCTGAATCTGCCAAAGAATCACCCGGCACGTGACATGCAGGATTCCTTCTATTTGACGGAAGATCTGCTGATGCGTACTCAGACATCCCCGGTGCAAGCCCGGACCATGCTGTCGATGCAAGGAAAAGCACCTGTCAAAATCATCTGCCCGGGACGCGTATTCCGCCGGGATGACGATGACGCGACGCATTCGTTCCAGTTCCACCAAATCGAGGGCCTGGTCATCGGCGAGAACATTCGCATGAGTGATCTGAAAGGAACGCTGCTGCAATTCGTGCAGGAGATGTTCGGCGATAACACGCAGATCCGTCTGCGTCCAAGCTTCTTCCCGTTCACGGAGCCGAGTGCGGAAGTGGACGTATCCTGTGTAAGATGCGGCGGCAGCGGCTGTCGCGTATGCAAGCAAACAGGCTGGCTTGAGATTTTAGGCTGCGGCATGGTTCATCCGAAGGTGCTTGAAATGGGCGGTTATGACCCTGAGAAGTACAGTGGTTTTGCTTTCGGTATGGGGGTTGAGCGGATTGCGATGCTGAAATACGGCGTGGATGACATCCGTCACTTCTTTAACAACGATACAGCATTCTTGAATCAGTTCACGAGGATCTAA
- a CDS encoding ATP-binding protein, whose amino-acid sequence MLSQIRESELQAIRSFHSSQLIRNKYENILENLDSGIILFDSDGVLAFVNVQMAKLLGVSRKSLTGCTLTQLLRHPQLSRFKKRKILRIFRETVFHRKRFHELVDEYGRSWLITMTYGDQMEGDFLISVKDVSDFKRIEQTAYQNDKLAMLGKISASIAHEIRNPLTSIRGFIQLLRPHLVSLGKDEYARIILTEIDRANDIIYEFLNSSKPSAPETKIVSVSSLLKEVVLLTESEALMKGCQINLHTDKTPPAFISVDVKQIKQVILNIIKNALDAINEHHDENITGVIDISARDTGKHINICISDNGGGMDQNTLNHLFNPFFTTKESGTGLGLSVSYSIIRNHGGSIAVDSQVGAGTEFVITFPKLDVSEV is encoded by the coding sequence TTGTTGAGTCAAATCCGTGAATCTGAGCTGCAGGCAATTCGTTCTTTTCATTCCAGCCAGCTTATAAGGAACAAGTATGAAAACATACTGGAGAATCTCGACAGCGGGATCATCCTCTTTGATAGTGACGGTGTGTTAGCATTTGTTAATGTACAGATGGCAAAATTGTTAGGTGTATCCCGTAAATCGCTGACTGGCTGTACGCTGACCCAACTATTGAGACATCCCCAGCTCTCCAGATTTAAGAAGAGAAAAATACTTCGCATTTTTCGGGAAACGGTATTCCACCGCAAGAGATTTCATGAATTGGTTGATGAATATGGCCGATCGTGGCTGATCACGATGACTTATGGGGACCAGATGGAAGGCGATTTTCTGATTAGCGTGAAGGATGTCTCCGACTTCAAACGAATTGAGCAAACCGCTTATCAGAACGATAAGCTGGCCATGCTGGGAAAAATCTCGGCCTCCATTGCCCATGAGATACGCAACCCGCTCACCTCCATCCGTGGCTTCATCCAACTGCTTCGTCCGCATCTCGTAAGTTTAGGTAAGGACGAGTATGCCAGAATTATACTTACGGAGATCGATCGCGCGAATGATATTATATATGAATTTCTAAATTCCTCCAAACCCTCGGCTCCAGAAACCAAAATTGTGTCCGTATCCTCTTTATTGAAGGAAGTTGTTCTGCTAACTGAAAGTGAAGCCTTAATGAAGGGATGCCAGATTAATCTGCATACCGATAAGACCCCGCCTGCGTTTATATCCGTGGATGTGAAGCAGATCAAACAGGTGATTCTGAATATTATTAAAAATGCCCTGGATGCGATTAATGAGCATCATGATGAGAACATCACCGGCGTGATTGATATCTCAGCCCGCGATACGGGGAAACATATCAACATCTGCATATCGGATAACGGCGGCGGCATGGATCAGAACACACTGAACCATCTGTTCAACCCGTTCTTCACAACGAAGGAGAGTGGAACGGGGCTCGGGTTATCCGTAAGTTACAGTATTATCAGAAACCATGGCGGTTCGATTGCCGTGGATAGCCAGGTTGGTGCCGGAACGGAGTTTGTGATTACTTTTCCCAAGCTGGACGTTTCGGAAGTCTAA
- the leuB gene encoding 3-isopropylmalate dehydrogenase, whose translation MAETKKIAVIAGDGIGPEVVAEAEKIIKRTEEVFGYSFTTEHALFGGIAIDEKGTPLPEETLNVCKSADAVLLGAVGGPKWDNNSKELRPETGLLGIRKELGLFSNLRPAVIFDCLKDASTLKPEVLEGTDLMVVRELTGGIYFGEKFRREGAGGEEAVDTCVYNTAEVERIVHQAFEIAQKRRKKLASVDKANVLETSRLWRETVNRIAPEYPDVELEHVLVDNCAMQLLRRPSSFDVIVTENMFGDILSDEAAMLTGSIGMLASASMGEGAFGLYEPVHGSAPDIAGQGLANPIATILSVALMYRLTFGYEDAADAIERAVAEVLDAGHRTADIAVDNSKALSTTEMGDLIAAAIR comes from the coding sequence ATGGCAGAAACGAAGAAAATCGCGGTAATTGCCGGAGATGGCATCGGTCCTGAGGTAGTGGCTGAAGCGGAGAAGATCATTAAACGTACCGAAGAGGTGTTCGGATATTCATTTACGACGGAACATGCACTGTTTGGCGGCATCGCCATTGACGAGAAAGGGACGCCGCTGCCAGAAGAAACGTTGAATGTATGTAAGAGCGCCGATGCTGTATTGCTTGGTGCGGTAGGCGGACCGAAATGGGACAACAATTCGAAGGAGCTTCGCCCGGAAACCGGATTGCTTGGCATCCGTAAAGAGCTTGGCCTGTTCTCCAACCTGCGTCCGGCTGTCATTTTCGATTGCTTGAAGGATGCGTCCACATTGAAGCCTGAAGTCCTGGAAGGCACTGACTTGATGGTCGTTCGTGAGCTGACAGGAGGCATATACTTCGGCGAGAAATTCAGACGCGAAGGTGCTGGTGGCGAAGAAGCGGTAGATACTTGCGTATACAATACGGCGGAGGTAGAGCGAATCGTCCATCAAGCCTTCGAGATTGCACAGAAGCGCCGGAAGAAGCTGGCTTCCGTCGATAAAGCGAACGTGCTGGAAACGTCCCGCTTGTGGCGCGAAACGGTAAACCGCATCGCTCCTGAATATCCGGACGTGGAGCTGGAGCATGTGCTGGTAGACAATTGCGCGATGCAGCTTCTGCGCCGCCCGTCCAGCTTTGACGTGATCGTAACCGAGAACATGTTCGGCGACATCCTGAGCGATGAAGCAGCCATGCTGACAGGTTCCATCGGCATGCTGGCATCCGCATCCATGGGCGAGGGTGCTTTCGGCCTGTACGAGCCGGTACACGGTTCGGCACCTGATATTGCCGGTCAAGGCTTGGCAAACCCGATCGCAACGATTCTGTCCGTAGCGCTGATGTACCGCCTCACGTTCGGCTACGAGGATGCGGCAGACGCAATTGAACGCGCAGTTGCCGAGGTGCTTGATGCCGGACATCGTACAGCAGACATTGCTGTGGATAATAGCAAAGCGCTCAGTACGACAGAAATGGGCGATTTGATCGCTGCGGCTATCCGTTAA
- the abc-f gene encoding ribosomal protection-like ABC-F family protein, with product MTMILKAKDISMELQGRPLFEGIQLEVAEGERIALYGRNGTGKTTLLSILAGELEPASGVVETILPRDRWGWLRQQDEPDEIDRSAIDTVRSRSNPSLWQLKLQIASVEQRMNGGSAAEMESLLEQYGNLLERYESQNGFQWETEVEKAMTMLGIGPEVWPVSYRELSGGQKTKVMLSGLLVSAPKFLLLDEPTNHLDSDSLVWLEQWLVSSYKGTVLFVSHDREFIDRVATSVCELTSEELRRYRGGYTDYRREKERELREQETLYRKQELARKALEESIRRYEEWFHKAHNAAGDVNDVKITASFYKAKAKKNISRYHAKEKALERLEAERVDKPRNGPKLNMELEGEAFGGRTLVQVKDICFGYGDQQLFNKLTFYLNRGDRLAVRGPNGSGKTTLLKLLLGEIEPHEGRITRNPSVKIGYFSQELEGLEPETTLLDSLLVIPGMTESRARTLLGSFLFRRDDVFKKMGQLSMGEKCRTAFLKLYFSGAHLLVLDEPSNYLDVDTREVIEQVLVSFPGAIALVSHDRYLVRKIANRLLTLTPGEDPVWFEGSMDEEDEQASRTGVIKGDTEKDNRRMELEYRIQELLGLSAEDLEPGDEGSWLAEIRELRAELATLQSE from the coding sequence ATGACCATGATTCTAAAAGCGAAAGATATAAGTATGGAGCTCCAAGGGAGGCCGTTGTTTGAAGGCATTCAGCTGGAGGTGGCAGAAGGAGAGCGGATTGCGCTGTACGGGCGCAACGGCACCGGCAAAACCACGCTCCTCTCGATTCTGGCCGGCGAGCTCGAACCTGCCTCAGGCGTTGTGGAGACGATTCTCCCACGAGATCGCTGGGGCTGGCTCAGGCAGCAGGATGAGCCGGACGAAATCGATCGGAGTGCCATCGATACGGTGCGCAGCCGCAGTAACCCTTCGTTGTGGCAGCTGAAGCTTCAGATTGCCAGCGTCGAGCAGCGGATGAATGGCGGCAGCGCTGCTGAGATGGAATCATTGCTTGAGCAATATGGCAATCTGCTGGAGCGTTACGAGTCCCAGAACGGTTTCCAGTGGGAGACCGAGGTGGAGAAAGCGATGACGATGCTGGGCATCGGGCCGGAGGTATGGCCTGTGTCTTACCGCGAGCTGAGCGGAGGCCAGAAGACGAAGGTCATGCTGTCAGGGCTCCTTGTATCGGCACCGAAATTTTTACTGCTCGACGAGCCCACGAACCATCTGGACAGTGACAGCTTGGTCTGGCTGGAGCAGTGGCTGGTATCATCCTACAAAGGCACCGTGTTGTTTGTATCCCATGACAGAGAGTTCATCGACCGGGTAGCAACCTCTGTATGTGAGCTGACCTCGGAGGAACTCCGGCGTTACCGGGGAGGATATACGGATTACCGCCGTGAAAAGGAAAGGGAGCTGCGCGAGCAGGAGACGCTTTACCGAAAGCAGGAGCTGGCCCGCAAAGCGCTGGAGGAATCGATCCGAAGATATGAGGAATGGTTCCATAAAGCACATAACGCGGCCGGGGACGTGAATGACGTCAAGATCACCGCCAGCTTTTACAAGGCCAAGGCCAAGAAGAACATCTCAAGATATCATGCCAAGGAAAAAGCGCTGGAACGGCTGGAAGCAGAGCGGGTGGATAAACCGCGAAACGGTCCCAAGCTGAACATGGAGCTGGAAGGGGAGGCTTTCGGCGGCCGTACCCTCGTCCAAGTGAAGGATATCTGTTTTGGATACGGAGATCAGCAGCTTTTTAATAAGCTAACCTTCTATCTGAACCGCGGCGACCGGTTGGCCGTAAGAGGCCCTAACGGGAGCGGGAAAACGACACTGCTTAAGCTGCTTCTGGGCGAAATCGAACCGCATGAAGGCCGGATTACCCGAAATCCTTCCGTCAAGATCGGTTATTTCTCGCAGGAGCTTGAGGGGCTGGAACCCGAAACCACGCTGCTGGACAGTCTGCTTGTCATTCCGGGAATGACGGAGAGCCGTGCGCGTACTTTGCTGGGTTCGTTCCTCTTCAGACGGGACGATGTGTTTAAGAAGATGGGGCAGCTGAGTATGGGAGAGAAGTGCAGAACGGCTTTTCTCAAGCTATACTTCAGCGGTGCGCATCTGCTTGTGTTGGATGAACCCTCCAACTACCTGGATGTGGATACCCGCGAGGTGATTGAACAAGTGCTCGTGAGTTTTCCCGGTGCGATTGCGCTCGTATCCCATGACCGGTATCTTGTGCGTAAAATCGCGAACCGACTGCTTACGCTGACGCCCGGGGAAGATCCGGTTTGGTTCGAGGGAAGTATGGACGAGGAGGATGAGCAGGCCTCGCGGACCGGCGTGATCAAGGGAGATACGGAGAAGGACAACCGGCGGATGGAGCTCGAATACCGGATTCAGGAATTACTGGGATTGTCAGCCGAAGATCTTGAACCCGGGGACGAGGGAAGCTGGCTTGCCGAGATTAGGGAACTTCGGGCTGAGCTGGCTACACTTCAGTCGGAATAA
- a CDS encoding aldolase catalytic domain-containing protein, which yields MIKSSQTKIVDCTIRDGGLVNNWDFSVEFVQNLYAGLNEAGVDYMEIGYKNSPKLLKGADQAGPWRFLDDEFLREVIPHKGKTKLSALVDIGRVDEDDILPREESLLDLIRVACYIKDVDKALALVQTFHDRGYETTLNIMALSNVMENELLEAFELIRESVVDVVYIVDSYGSLDHKDMEYLVNKFKTHLPNKRLGVHTHNNMQLAFSNTLVAADLGVELLDASVYGMGRAAGNCPTELLVTHLKGTKYELRPVLDIIERYMIPLREKEEWGYIMPYMITGTLDEHPRSAMALRASDDKDKIVDFYDKLTTPEVTFDKK from the coding sequence ATGATTAAGAGTAGTCAGACAAAGATTGTAGACTGTACCATTCGCGATGGCGGACTGGTAAATAACTGGGATTTTAGTGTAGAATTTGTACAAAATTTATATGCGGGCCTGAATGAGGCTGGCGTGGACTATATGGAAATCGGCTATAAAAATTCGCCTAAACTGCTGAAAGGCGCTGATCAGGCGGGCCCTTGGCGTTTTCTGGATGATGAATTCCTCAGAGAAGTCATTCCTCATAAAGGTAAAACCAAACTGTCCGCACTTGTAGATATCGGCCGCGTGGATGAAGACGATATTTTGCCGCGCGAGGAAAGCTTGCTGGATCTCATCCGTGTCGCTTGTTACATTAAAGACGTGGATAAGGCGCTTGCGCTGGTACAGACCTTCCATGATCGTGGTTACGAGACTACGCTCAACATTATGGCTCTCTCCAACGTAATGGAGAACGAGCTGCTGGAAGCTTTTGAGCTGATCAGGGAGAGCGTCGTGGATGTGGTATATATCGTCGATTCTTACGGAAGCCTTGATCATAAGGATATGGAATACCTTGTGAATAAGTTCAAGACGCATCTGCCGAACAAACGCCTGGGCGTTCATACCCATAACAACATGCAGCTGGCGTTCTCCAACACGCTGGTCGCTGCAGATCTTGGCGTTGAGCTTCTGGATGCATCCGTATACGGGATGGGACGTGCGGCTGGCAACTGCCCGACCGAGCTTTTGGTTACCCATCTGAAAGGCACCAAGTATGAACTGCGTCCGGTACTGGATATTATCGAGCGCTACATGATTCCACTTCGTGAAAAAGAAGAGTGGGGTTATATCATGCCTTACATGATTACAGGCACCCTGGATGAACATCCACGCTCCGCCATGGCCCTTCGTGCTTCGGACGATAAAGACAAAATTGTGGATTTTTATGATAAATTGACGACACCGGAAGTGACTTTCGACAAAAAATAG